A region of Nostoc sp. 'Peltigera membranacea cyanobiont' N6 DNA encodes the following proteins:
- a CDS encoding calcium-binding protein codes for MAGKIKLKIGNSVIVKPGVLDPDLGTDISGWQGRISEINPENNSICIDWDSITLKNIPSEVIFKCEEEGLDWSQIYLEPTDVELTQAKDTEKDVAAIIEEIEAKHRWSHLGEEGKRIQAVLVDVEPDDEIAAFETWSEHLKKVLSFPFKAKVAEFQETGPLRTDDQVTLEGITSVEDLYGILVKVKHERRGYDFPLCDLEATDSKSPNYGFLRDYVVWFANR; via the coding sequence ATGGCAGGAAAAATTAAATTAAAGATCGGCAACTCGGTCATTGTTAAACCAGGCGTACTAGACCCAGATTTGGGAACTGACATTAGTGGTTGGCAAGGAAGAATCTCAGAAATTAATCCAGAGAACAATAGCATTTGTATTGATTGGGATAGCATCACCTTGAAAAATATCCCGTCAGAAGTGATTTTTAAGTGTGAAGAAGAGGGTTTGGACTGGAGCCAGATATACCTCGAACCAACAGATGTGGAATTAACTCAAGCAAAAGACACAGAAAAAGATGTTGCTGCCATAATTGAGGAAATTGAGGCAAAACATCGTTGGAGTCATTTAGGAGAAGAGGGAAAGCGTATTCAAGCAGTATTAGTCGATGTTGAACCTGATGATGAAATAGCGGCTTTTGAAACTTGGTCAGAGCATCTGAAAAAAGTACTGAGTTTTCCTTTTAAAGCTAAAGTCGCCGAATTTCAAGAAACAGGTCCACTCAGAACCGACGATCAAGTAACGCTAGAGGGAATTACATCTGTAGAGGATCTGTACGGTATTCTTGTTAAAGTTAAGCATGAGCGCAGAGGATATGATTTTCCCCTTTGTGACTTGGAGGCGA